Proteins from a genomic interval of Quercus robur chromosome 9, dhQueRobu3.1, whole genome shotgun sequence:
- the LOC126698162 gene encoding E3 ubiquitin ligase BIG BROTHER-related has translation MDNQEGTQESKQSSQRTPFTQLDQVASDLALAITLQEQERAFTMLETIESESEEELEDEESDYDDSNDGDQEFIDRYELEAELDQVPEGEGTSSDDDMYDLEEFTPDAMSYEELIALGEFIGEEKKGLAISEIPTCLHPCKCQSVDSKTNIDRCVICQVEYEEGEALFALPCEHPYHSECISNWLQIRKTCPICGTEVVPPKIARTA, from the coding sequence ATGGATAACCAGGAAGGGACTCAGGAGAGTAAACAATCCTCTCAGAGAACCCCGTTCACCCAACTCGATCAAGTTGCCTCTGATTTGGCTCTAGCAATTACTTTGCAAGAACAAGAGAGGGCCTTCACAATGCTCGAAACCATTGAAAGTGAAAGcgaagaagaattagaagatgaagaaagtGATTATGATGATTCTAATGATGGTGATCAAGAATTCATTGACAGGTACGAATTGGAAGCCGAACTTGATCAGGTTCCGGAAGGAGAAGGCACCAGCAGCGATGATGATATGTATGATTTAGAAGAATTCACTCCGGATGCAATGTCTTATGAGGAGTTGATTGCACTAGGAGAGTTCAtaggagaagagaagaaaggaCTAGCAATAAGCGAAATTCCTACATGCTTACACCCATGTAAATGTCAGTCTGTTGATAGCAAAACCAACATTGATCGATGTGTTATTTGTCAAGTTGAGTATGAAGAAGGTGAAGCCTTGTTTGCTCTTCCTTGTGAACATCCTTATCATTCAGAGTGTATAAGCAACTGGCTTCAAATTAGAAAGACATGTCCAATATGTGGCACCGAAGTTGTACCACCTAAGATAGCTAGGACTGCCTAG